The genomic DNA CAGGGTTTCCTGGTCGTAGACCGTCCGAGGCTTCTCTTCCTTGACCACGACCACCGGTTGCGGCGGCGGAGCGACCGTCGTGGTTGTCGAGGTCGTGGTGGTCTCCTCGACCTTGGTCGCCGTCTTCGCGGGCTTTGCCGCCGGCTTCGGCGCCGGCGCCTTCTTGGTTGTCACTGGGACCTTGGTGGTGCTGGTCGTCGTCGAGGTGGTGCTAGTTGTCGAGCTGCCTGGCGCCGGCTGGGGAGCGGAAGGTGGAGCTGAGATCGTTGTCGTCGTCGAAGTGCCGGGACCCGAGGTGGTGGTCGTCGTTGCGGTCCCTGGAGTTTGCTGAGCCACGGCGCTACCCGACAGGAAAGCGGCCACGCTCAATCCGTAAAGAGCCGTTATGAAAGGTTTTCTAGTCATAGATCCTCTCGTCGCCCCGTCACCGGTCAAAGGCAAAAGCCTCGACAAGCCGGGCAAAGGGGATCCGACTTCCAAGCTTAACAAAAAATTTACGTTGAAATTTGGAAATTTTTTATCTCTAAGGGACCGAGCCCCATGAGCCTGAAAACAATCAAGAAAATCCTCATCGCCAACCGCGGCGAAATCGCCGTCCGGGTGATCCGAGCCTGCCGCGACTTGGGCATCCAAACCGTCGCGGTGTTCAGCGATCCCGACCGAGCCGCCCTCCATGTCCGGCGGGCCGACGAGGCCTATCACCTCGGGGCGGCCGCCCCCAAGGAGAGCTATCTCAACGTCGAGAAGCTTCTCGCCGCGGCCAAGAAGTCCGGTGCCGATGCCATTCATCCGGGCTATGGGTTTCTCTCGGAGAATGCCGGCTTCGCCAAAGCGGTGAAGGACGCCGGCTTGATCTTCATCGGCCCCGATCCCGACATCATCACCAAGATGGGCTCGAAGATCGGCGCCCGCCAAATCGCCGAGGCCGCCGGCGTCCCGGTCGTCCCCGGCATCAAGCACCCGCTCAAGGACGCCGACGAAGCGCTGGAAGTCGCCAAGAAGATCGGCTTCCCGGTCCTGCTCAAGGCGGCGGCCGGCGGCGGCGGCAAGGGAATGCGGGCGGTCCGCGAGGAGAAAGAGCTCAAGAGCGCCTTCGCGATGGCCCAGAACGAGGCCATTTCCTCATTCAAAGACGACGCCGTTTACATCGAGAAATTGGTCGAAGGCCCCCACCACATCGAGGTCCAGGTCTTCGGCGACCAGCACGGCAACGTCGTCCACTTCTTCGAGCGCGAGTGCTCGGTCCAGCGCCGCCACCAGAAGGTCATCGAGGAATCGCCCTCGCCCTTCATCACGCCCGAAACCCGCCAGGGCGTCTGCGAGATGGCGGTCAAGCTGGCCAAGGCTGTCGGCTACTACAACGCCGGCACGATCGAGTGCCTGGTCGATCACCAGCAGAATTACTATTTCCTGGAGATGAACACCCGCCTCCAAGTCGAGCATCCGATCACCGAGCTGGTCACCGGCGTCGATTTGGTGAAGCTCCAGATCCAGGTCGCCCAGGGCGAGAAGCTGCCGATGAAGCAGGAAGACGTCCAACAGCGGGGCCATGCCGTCGAAGTCCGGGTCTACGCCGAGGACCCCTTCCACAACTTCATGCCGGCGCCCGGCCTGGTCGTCGACATGCAATATCCCCTCGGACCCGGCATCCGCCTCGACAACGGCATCTACCAAGGCTTCCAGGTCCCGATGGATTACGATCCGATACTGGCCAAGCTGATCGCCTACGGCGCCGACCGGAAGGAGGCCATCCAAAGAATGCAGCGGGCGCTCTCCGAATACCGGGTCAGCGGCCCCAAGACCAACCTTTACTTCCACCGCCGGGCCCTGGAGATCAAAGACTTCGTCGAGGGCCGCTACGACACCCACTTCATCGACAAGCACATGGCCGAGATACTCAAGGTCCCCTACGAGGAAACCAAGAAGGCCCTGATGGCCGCGGCCTTGGCCAAGCACCTCGAGGAGCTGAAGTCGCGCCCGGTTTCGGGCGGCGCCGAGGCCGCCGACGCCTCGCCTTGGCGGGTGGCCGGCCGCAAGATGGGAATGAGGAATTAGGCATGGCGAAGACCTACACCGTTTTATTCGATGGCAAGGAGTTCGAGGTCGAGATTGAAACCCTCGAGCAAGGCTACGAGCTCAAGCTGGACGGCGAAAGCCACCGCTTCGAGCCCCTGCTGGCCAAAGGCTCGGTCTATTCTTTCCTGATCGACGGCACCGAGGTCCTCGAGGCCGACGTCAGCTTCCGCCAAGACAAGGCCGAGCTGAACCTGAGCAATGTCCCCTACCATCTGGAGGTGTTCGACCCCCGCCGCCGGGCCGTCTCGCAGAGCGAGGCCGCCGGCGGTCACGGCCTGATCAGCGCCCCGATGCCCGGCAAGATCGTCGAAGTGAAGGTGAAAGCCGGCGACGCCGTCAGCAAGGGCCAAGCCTTGGTCGTCATCGAAGCCATGAAGATGCAGAACGAGCTGACCGCCGCCATCGACGGCGTCGTCAAGGAAGTCGCGGTCCAGCCCGGCGCGGCCGTCGAATCGGGCCAGAAGCTGGTCTTGGTCGAAGCCGCCGCCGGCTAAAATTTCCAGCTAGTGTTCATGAAAACCCGGTCGCTGTGGTCGAACTCGCCGTAAAGCGTGTCCTGGGGCCCGCTGAAGACGTCGGTTCCCCAAGTCAGGGTGATCGACGGGCTGACGCGGTAGTGGAGCCGGGGGCTGAGCTCGGTGTCGCCGGCCTCCAAGCCCACGATGAAGATCAGCTCGGCGATCAACTTCTCATCCAGGAAACCCCGTTCGAAGCGAAGAAAGATCCAGGTGTCGAGGATGTCGTCGGCGACGTTGCGAGTCGAACCCAGGATGGCCTGCTGCTGGAATTCGGCATTCATGTCGAAGCCATGGAAAGTGTAATCGAAACCCACCACGTAGCGGAATTGGTCGCGCCGGACCACTCCTTGATTGACGTTGATGTTTTCGGCATTGAAATAGCGGCCGATGGCATAGACGAATTCACCGCGGAGGACCGCGGCGTCGCCGATGCTTTTATTGAAGGTCGACGCGATGTTCTGAATCCGCTTGTGCTTGGGATCGAGCACAATGGTCGGAGTTCCGCCGGGCCCGGCCGTGACCGTCTTGAACAAGGCCGGCACGTGGTCGGGGCTGGTGTAATAGAACCAAGCCAAGTCCCAGCCCTTCACCAAATAGGAAAAGCGCAGGCCGCCGTTCCAATGCTTGAAATCGGTCTCGGGCTTGTCGTCGGAAAGCAGCACCTGGTTGAAGCCCGGCGGCGGCGGCGGAATGAAGAAAGCGAAGTCGGCTCCCTGAGGCGCGAGCTTATCGACGCTCATGTCGGGCGTGAGGACCGCCTCCAAGGTCCAACCGGGCAGGAAGTCATAACGCAGGTCCAGGGCCCAGATCGGGATCCGGATGAACTCGAAGCTCGGCAGGAAGAATTCCCGCAAGTCCTTGGGCGTCACGACGTCGGCGAAGAATTGGCCCAAGGCCTCGCCCCAGACGATCTGCTGGTTCCCGAGCCGGATCTTGACCTTGGAAGCCGTGATGTCGAGATAGGCGTCGCGGATCGTCAGCTCCTTCCGCATGTTGACGCGGACATCTTCGGGATACTGGTCGGTCACATCGTAGACCGCGTCGTACCAGCCGCGGCCGCCGATCTTCATCTTCAGGTGCTCGTTGAAGGTGAACTTGACGTCGGCCTTGGCGAATTGGCGGATCTTGCTGAAGTTGGCCGGTGAAGCGTAGCGAAAGGCGGTTTCCTGCCGCAATTCGC from bacterium includes the following:
- the accC gene encoding acetyl-CoA carboxylase biotin carboxylase subunit, whose protein sequence is MSLKTIKKILIANRGEIAVRVIRACRDLGIQTVAVFSDPDRAALHVRRADEAYHLGAAAPKESYLNVEKLLAAAKKSGADAIHPGYGFLSENAGFAKAVKDAGLIFIGPDPDIITKMGSKIGARQIAEAAGVPVVPGIKHPLKDADEALEVAKKIGFPVLLKAAAGGGGKGMRAVREEKELKSAFAMAQNEAISSFKDDAVYIEKLVEGPHHIEVQVFGDQHGNVVHFFERECSVQRRHQKVIEESPSPFITPETRQGVCEMAVKLAKAVGYYNAGTIECLVDHQQNYYFLEMNTRLQVEHPITELVTGVDLVKLQIQVAQGEKLPMKQEDVQQRGHAVEVRVYAEDPFHNFMPAPGLVVDMQYPLGPGIRLDNGIYQGFQVPMDYDPILAKLIAYGADRKEAIQRMQRALSEYRVSGPKTNLYFHRRALEIKDFVEGRYDTHFIDKHMAEILKVPYEETKKALMAAALAKHLEELKSRPVSGGAEAADASPWRVAGRKMGMRN
- a CDS encoding biotin/lipoyl-containing protein; protein product: MAKTYTVLFDGKEFEVEIETLEQGYELKLDGESHRFEPLLAKGSVYSFLIDGTEVLEADVSFRQDKAELNLSNVPYHLEVFDPRRRAVSQSEAAGGHGLISAPMPGKIVEVKVKAGDAVSKGQALVVIEAMKMQNELTAAIDGVVKEVAVQPGAAVESGQKLVLVEAAAG
- a CDS encoding DUF1302 family protein; the encoded protein is MPPSSLKVLAILIGTFWASRLPAQEATPPPDPSSFRFEYSGELRQETAFRYASPANFSKIRQFAKADVKFTFNEHLKMKIGGRGWYDAVYDVTDQYPEDVRVNMRKELTIRDAYLDITASKVKIRLGNQQIVWGEALGQFFADVVTPKDLREFFLPSFEFIRIPIWALDLRYDFLPGWTLEAVLTPDMSVDKLAPQGADFAFFIPPPPPGFNQVLLSDDKPETDFKHWNGGLRFSYLVKGWDLAWFYYTSPDHVPALFKTVTAGPGGTPTIVLDPKHKRIQNIASTFNKSIGDAAVLRGEFVYAIGRYFNAENINVNQGVVRRDQFRYVVGFDYTFHGFDMNAEFQQQAILGSTRNVADDILDTWIFLRFERGFLDEKLIAELIFIVGLEAGDTELSPRLHYRVSPSITLTWGTDVFSGPQDTLYGEFDHSDRVFMNTSWKF